A region of Pontiella agarivorans DNA encodes the following proteins:
- a CDS encoding sodium:solute symporter family transporter — protein MSLIDYIVIVLYILGIVGSGMVFAGKMKNSKDMFAAGGQSPWWVSGLSGFMTMFSAGTFVVWGGIAYKFGFVAVAISMCYGISALLVGWFLAGYWRKLGVNSAAEFLQLRFGGSIVQFYTWFQGIIGIFGMGGAVYALAKIVCALMPLPEGHILADPATGQLSVPFTSVTICVMVILITFSGGLWAVLMTDVLQFVILTVSVIFVVPLILGKAGGWGAFIDAAPEGFTSPVASDFTWWFLVGWVVIHFFKIGGEWAFVQRYTCVPSAKDAKKAAYIFGVMYLVSPIFWMMPPLVFRILNPSVDQEQAYILACQYVLPAGMMGLMVAAMASATASMATTQLNVFAGAFTTEVYQRLINKSATDKQLVTTGRVFTVVLGMLVIAGALLIPRYGYTRFILDLTTLLTGPLVLPTIWGLFSKKIGMKAVWATTLIGFAAAALVKFGVANGGFLTGVGFLQPLIEFVGAHMRISDLMVGILVPFIVLVILELFEKHEHPGWERVMKSKADFHEVPTQKSSNMPAKMVVVTLAVIGIMMSALALFNRAEGKVLFTFSLVLFGISGLVFFLIRRTESSATI, from the coding sequence GATGAAGAACTCCAAGGATATGTTTGCCGCAGGCGGACAGTCCCCGTGGTGGGTTTCGGGGCTCTCTGGTTTCATGACCATGTTTTCAGCGGGCACCTTTGTCGTCTGGGGGGGCATTGCCTACAAGTTCGGGTTTGTGGCCGTTGCCATCAGTATGTGTTATGGCATATCCGCGCTGTTGGTTGGCTGGTTTCTGGCAGGATACTGGCGCAAGCTTGGAGTAAACTCCGCGGCGGAATTTCTACAGTTGCGTTTCGGAGGATCTATTGTCCAGTTCTACACTTGGTTTCAGGGAATCATCGGTATCTTCGGGATGGGGGGCGCGGTATATGCGCTGGCGAAAATTGTTTGCGCGCTCATGCCACTACCTGAGGGGCACATCCTTGCAGATCCGGCCACGGGACAGCTGTCCGTTCCCTTCACCTCGGTCACGATCTGTGTGATGGTGATCCTGATCACTTTTTCCGGTGGACTGTGGGCGGTACTGATGACCGACGTGCTCCAATTTGTCATTTTGACCGTGTCCGTGATTTTTGTCGTTCCCCTGATCCTGGGGAAAGCCGGTGGCTGGGGGGCCTTTATTGATGCGGCACCCGAAGGCTTTACCTCACCGGTGGCCTCGGATTTCACTTGGTGGTTCCTTGTCGGTTGGGTGGTGATCCACTTCTTCAAGATTGGTGGCGAATGGGCGTTTGTACAGCGCTATACCTGTGTGCCTTCCGCCAAAGATGCCAAAAAGGCTGCGTATATTTTCGGGGTGATGTATTTGGTGAGCCCGATCTTCTGGATGATGCCCCCGCTGGTTTTCCGGATTTTGAATCCGAGCGTGGATCAGGAACAGGCCTATATTCTTGCCTGTCAGTATGTGCTTCCCGCCGGCATGATGGGCCTGATGGTTGCGGCCATGGCCTCCGCCACTGCGAGTATGGCCACCACACAGCTGAATGTCTTTGCAGGTGCCTTTACGACTGAGGTGTATCAGCGGCTGATCAACAAATCTGCAACGGACAAGCAGCTGGTTACGACCGGACGGGTGTTCACCGTGGTTCTGGGAATGCTGGTCATTGCAGGGGCGCTGTTGATCCCGCGTTACGGATATACCCGCTTCATTCTTGATCTAACCACCTTGCTGACCGGACCCTTGGTTTTACCAACCATCTGGGGTTTGTTTTCCAAAAAGATTGGTATGAAAGCCGTGTGGGCAACGACCCTCATTGGATTTGCTGCGGCCGCACTGGTGAAATTCGGTGTCGCAAACGGAGGTTTCCTGACCGGAGTCGGCTTCCTGCAACCCTTGATTGAATTTGTGGGAGCACATATGCGGATTTCTGATCTGATGGTGGGAATTCTCGTTCCATTCATTGTGCTGGTGATTCTGGAGCTATTTGAAAAACATGAGCACCCCGGATGGGAACGCGTTATGAAGTCGAAAGCCGATTTTCATGAAGTCCCAACTCAGAAATCCTCCAATATGCCCGCCAAAATGGTCGTGGTTACCCTGGCGGTGATCGGGATCATGATGTCGGCTCTTGCTCTGTTCAACCGTGCGGAAGGGAAAGTGCTGTTCACCTTCTCTCTGGTACTGTTTGGTATCTCCGGTCTCGTCTTTTTTCTGATCCGCAGAACCGAATCCTCCGCAACCATCTAA
- a CDS encoding arylsulfatase, which produces MKKLVILIFLSVGFFASNVCAERTDESTVLPNIIYILADDLGYGDLSCYGQKKFQTPNIDALAEKGMTFTQHYSGSTVCAPSRCSLLTGLHQGYAAVRGNLERPPEGQMPMLKGTYTMAEHLKKAGYRTGIFGKWGLGYPGSTSDPLNVGFDRFYGYNCQYMAHSYYPAWLWSDTERDFLWGNVGSFHKDYAPDFIHKETLDFIRENKDRPFFVYYALVQPHADMIAPEEYMNKYRGKYLPESSYDGGYYCAQPEGHAAFVAMVDIMDTYVGEVMVELETLGIAQHTLVIFASDNGAHSTGGHDAAYFNSTGGFRGKKRDLYEGGVRVPMIATWPGKIKAGSESDHISAFWDFLPTVAEIVKVPLTVKTDGISILPTLLDQPGQQRHDNLYWEFHARGGRVALRKGKWKAVRYNVTQDPDSTLELYDLSTDPTESRNLAGLYPEVVAEMDAIIRKSRTPSPHPEFNFPSLKK; this is translated from the coding sequence ATGAAAAAGTTGGTCATTCTGATTTTCCTGTCTGTTGGTTTTTTTGCTTCGAATGTCTGCGCCGAGCGCACTGATGAATCAACTGTATTGCCGAACATTATTTATATTCTGGCAGATGATTTGGGATATGGGGATTTGAGCTGTTACGGGCAAAAAAAGTTTCAGACGCCGAATATCGATGCGCTCGCTGAGAAGGGGATGACGTTTACGCAGCACTATTCTGGCAGTACAGTTTGTGCGCCATCTCGATGTTCTTTATTGACGGGACTGCATCAGGGGTATGCCGCAGTACGCGGTAATCTGGAGCGTCCGCCGGAAGGGCAGATGCCGATGCTGAAAGGCACGTATACCATGGCTGAGCATCTGAAGAAGGCCGGATATAGAACCGGCATATTCGGAAAGTGGGGGCTTGGATATCCGGGAAGTACAAGTGATCCATTGAACGTCGGGTTTGATCGTTTTTACGGCTATAATTGCCAGTATATGGCGCACAGCTATTATCCGGCATGGCTTTGGAGCGATACCGAGCGCGATTTCCTCTGGGGAAATGTCGGTTCGTTTCACAAGGATTATGCGCCGGACTTTATTCATAAAGAGACGTTGGACTTCATTCGCGAAAACAAGGACCGCCCGTTTTTTGTTTATTATGCACTCGTGCAGCCGCACGCGGATATGATCGCGCCGGAAGAGTATATGAATAAATACCGCGGGAAATATCTTCCGGAAAGTTCGTATGATGGAGGTTATTACTGCGCTCAGCCGGAAGGGCACGCCGCGTTTGTGGCCATGGTCGATATTATGGACACGTATGTCGGCGAAGTGATGGTTGAGCTTGAAACGCTGGGCATTGCACAGCATACGCTGGTGATATTCGCGTCCGATAACGGAGCGCACAGTACAGGTGGACACGATGCGGCCTACTTTAATTCGACTGGCGGATTTCGTGGTAAAAAGCGTGATCTCTATGAAGGCGGTGTGCGGGTGCCGATGATTGCAACTTGGCCGGGGAAAATTAAGGCCGGTTCGGAATCGGACCATATTTCCGCATTTTGGGATTTCCTGCCGACGGTAGCGGAGATCGTGAAGGTCCCGCTTACGGTTAAGACGGATGGTATTTCCATACTGCCGACGTTGCTGGATCAACCGGGACAGCAACGTCATGATAACCTGTATTGGGAGTTTCACGCACGCGGCGGGCGCGTTGCGTTGCGCAAAGGCAAGTGGAAAGCAGTACGTTATAATGTGACTCAAGATCCTGATTCCACCTTGGAGCTGTATGATCTGTCGACCGATCCGACCGAGTCTCGCAATTTGGCGGGTCTATATCCGGAGGTTGTGGCTGAAATGGATGCAATTATCCGTAAGTCCCGCACCCCGTCACCACACCCGGAATTCAACTTTCCGTCCCTGAAAAAATAA
- a CDS encoding AraC family transcriptional regulator, with product MAHNSNIPNIAILVDTATGWGRRVVRGILSYVHEHGPWHVWVKAADRESIHDLPPGWKGDGVIARISNPGIASKLKDSSLPVVNVSGVQIHDFLSPRVTTDTKAGARMAMQHFMDRGFKNFAYAGPVVQPVVERHLCAFERVLTDEGFPCRTCPISLEDETRASDEIQRELWSWLVSLPKPVGILTWGAAIGRNIIDACLHENISVPHDVAVLGGDFDELLCEACYPALSGIVTPAEQTGYKAAQLLHEMMQGKTVSMQPIYIPPSGVESRLSTDTVAVADPRLVEVMDFMRKHAYEEISVADVLKAVPMGRRVLERKFKLVFGRTPLEEIRRMRIDKARKLLAETDLSMQEIAEACGYATYNYLTQIFKRVTGVSPSVYRKQQRGWRDV from the coding sequence ATGGCACATAATTCAAATATTCCTAACATTGCTATTCTGGTTGATACTGCAACCGGCTGGGGGCGGCGAGTGGTTCGTGGCATTCTCTCCTATGTTCATGAACATGGGCCATGGCATGTATGGGTTAAGGCTGCTGACCGGGAAAGCATTCATGACCTGCCTCCAGGATGGAAGGGCGATGGGGTCATTGCGCGTATCTCCAATCCGGGCATTGCGAGTAAATTGAAAGACAGCAGTCTTCCGGTGGTTAATGTTTCCGGGGTGCAGATTCATGATTTTCTTTCGCCGCGCGTTACGACGGATACGAAGGCCGGGGCACGGATGGCCATGCAGCATTTTATGGATCGGGGATTTAAAAACTTTGCCTATGCAGGTCCTGTTGTTCAGCCGGTGGTTGAACGGCATCTATGTGCTTTTGAAAGGGTGCTGACAGACGAAGGGTTTCCCTGTCGGACCTGCCCGATATCGCTTGAGGATGAAACACGTGCTTCGGATGAGATTCAGAGGGAGCTTTGGAGCTGGTTGGTGTCATTGCCGAAGCCGGTGGGCATTCTGACCTGGGGGGCAGCGATCGGGCGTAATATTATTGATGCGTGCTTGCATGAAAATATATCCGTTCCGCATGATGTGGCGGTGCTGGGTGGAGATTTTGACGAGCTGCTGTGTGAAGCATGTTATCCGGCACTTTCCGGAATCGTTACACCGGCCGAGCAGACTGGCTACAAAGCGGCGCAGCTGCTGCATGAGATGATGCAGGGGAAAACGGTGTCGATGCAACCGATCTATATTCCGCCCAGCGGGGTGGAGAGCCGGTTGTCGACCGATACCGTGGCTGTGGCGGATCCCAGGTTGGTTGAGGTGATGGATTTCATGCGGAAGCACGCGTATGAAGAAATTAGTGTTGCTGATGTGCTGAAGGCGGTGCCGATGGGACGTCGTGTGCTTGAGCGGAAGTTTAAGCTGGTATTCGGGCGAACTCCATTGGAGGAAATACGCCGGATGCGAATTGATAAAGCCCGAAAACTTTTGGCCGAAACAGACCTGTCTATGCAGGAAATTGCGGAAGCATGCGGGTATGCCACATATAATTATCTGACTCAGATTTTTAAGCGGGTAACCGGGGTTTCGCCTTCGGTCTATCGGAAACAGCAACGTGGCTGGAGGGATGTATAG
- the purM gene encoding phosphoribosylformylglycinamidine cyclo-ligase, whose product MSEDKKKSAYAEAGVDIDVMMGSLQNIKKDVASTNTEGVVSEIGSFGGLFKSPGEGSLIVSSVDGVGTKLKVANMAGIHNTVGQDLVNHCTNDILVQGAKPLFFLDYLGTASLAPEVFEAVVSGFCKACRENGAALLGGETAEMPGLYPEGEYDLVGTIVGTVERDKVITGEKITEGDVLIGLPSTGLQTNGYSLARKVIFEKAGKKLDDMVPGTDVTFQDALLAIHSSFLHPVMALLEKVDVHGMAHITGGGLYDNVPRVLPETLDARFDRSTWEVPAIYKFIEEEGDVDHEEMFRVFNMGIGYVIMVAKDDVDSTLEILKASNQEALIIGEVVPGSGKSVLIN is encoded by the coding sequence ATGAGTGAAGACAAGAAAAAATCAGCTTACGCCGAAGCCGGTGTAGATATCGATGTCATGATGGGCTCGCTGCAGAACATCAAAAAAGACGTGGCCTCCACCAATACCGAGGGTGTCGTCAGCGAAATCGGCTCCTTTGGCGGCCTGTTTAAATCGCCGGGCGAAGGCAGCCTGATCGTCAGCTCCGTCGATGGTGTCGGCACCAAACTGAAAGTCGCCAATATGGCCGGCATTCACAACACAGTCGGTCAGGATCTGGTGAATCACTGCACCAACGACATTCTCGTTCAGGGCGCCAAACCCCTCTTCTTCCTCGATTACCTCGGCACCGCCTCATTGGCTCCGGAAGTTTTCGAAGCAGTCGTCAGCGGCTTCTGCAAAGCCTGCCGCGAAAACGGCGCCGCCCTGCTCGGCGGAGAAACTGCTGAAATGCCCGGCCTCTATCCGGAAGGTGAATACGACCTTGTCGGCACCATCGTCGGTACCGTCGAGCGCGATAAAGTGATTACCGGCGAAAAAATTACCGAAGGCGATGTTTTGATCGGTCTGCCCTCCACTGGATTGCAGACCAACGGCTACTCCCTGGCCCGCAAAGTGATTTTTGAAAAAGCCGGCAAAAAGCTGGATGATATGGTTCCGGGCACGGACGTCACCTTCCAGGATGCGCTGCTGGCCATCCATTCCTCTTTTTTGCATCCCGTTATGGCGTTGCTCGAAAAGGTGGATGTGCACGGCATGGCGCATATTACCGGCGGCGGGCTTTACGACAACGTACCGCGGGTACTGCCCGAAACACTCGATGCCCGGTTTGACCGCTCCACCTGGGAAGTTCCGGCCATCTACAAATTCATCGAAGAAGAAGGCGATGTGGATCACGAAGAAATGTTCCGCGTCTTCAACATGGGCATCGGCTACGTCATCATGGTTGCTAAAGACGATGTCGATTCCACCCTCGAAATCCTGAAAGCCAGCAATCAGGAAGCCCTCATCATCGGCGAAGTTGTTCCAGGCTCCGGAAAATCGGTATTGATCAACTGA
- a CDS encoding Nif3-like dinuclear metal center hexameric protein has translation MKLQTVIQILENIAPLNLAEEWDNVGLLIHPLKPRNVKKILLTIDLTEAVADEAIAGKTDLIIAYHPILFHGAKRLSAGNAYDRTVMKLIQKNIAVYSPHTALDAVIGGVNDWLADGVGDGDVSVLHPLENSDAGQGRLVELKKPVKLKTLTARIKKHLGLKSVRIASAAEDTPISTVALCAGAGTEAFKGVKADCYLTGEMSHHNVLAATLGGSHVILCEHTNTERGYLPTFGKILKKALEAGVDIQCSEIDADPIIIG, from the coding sequence ATGAAATTACAAACCGTCATACAGATCTTGGAAAATATCGCCCCGCTGAATCTGGCGGAAGAGTGGGATAACGTCGGACTGCTGATCCATCCGCTCAAACCGCGGAACGTGAAAAAAATCCTGCTGACGATCGACCTGACCGAAGCCGTCGCGGATGAAGCGATTGCAGGAAAAACAGACCTGATCATCGCTTATCACCCGATTCTCTTTCACGGTGCAAAACGGCTCTCTGCCGGAAATGCCTACGACCGCACCGTCATGAAGCTGATTCAGAAAAACATCGCGGTTTATTCTCCCCACACCGCACTGGATGCCGTAATCGGCGGTGTAAATGACTGGCTGGCCGATGGCGTAGGCGACGGCGACGTTTCGGTTCTCCACCCCTTGGAAAACTCCGATGCGGGCCAAGGGCGTCTGGTGGAGCTTAAAAAACCGGTGAAACTGAAAACGCTGACCGCGCGGATCAAAAAACACCTCGGGCTCAAATCGGTCCGGATCGCCTCTGCCGCTGAAGACACCCCGATTTCAACCGTTGCCCTCTGCGCCGGGGCCGGGACCGAAGCCTTCAAAGGCGTCAAAGCCGACTGCTACCTCACCGGGGAAATGAGCCACCATAACGTGCTGGCCGCCACGCTGGGCGGCTCTCATGTGATTCTGTGCGAACACACCAACACCGAACGGGGCTATCTTCCAACCTTTGGAAAAATCCTCAAAAAGGCACTGGAAGCCGGCGTGGACATCCAATGCTCGGAAATTGACGCCGATCCCATAATCATTGGATAA
- a CDS encoding rubredoxin-like domain-containing protein: protein MKKWKCEVCGYIHDGDEVCDTCPKCGAPAEKFTALDEKAAGLIERSRHTNALHAQLIDLARQIERVCEDGIEDALDPGCVNVFEQCLKMSYLQMKLAMTEMQGHMGKGKWG from the coding sequence ATGAAAAAATGGAAGTGCGAAGTATGCGGTTACATTCATGATGGGGATGAAGTCTGCGATACCTGCCCGAAATGCGGGGCTCCGGCTGAAAAATTCACCGCACTGGATGAAAAGGCGGCGGGATTGATTGAGCGTTCGCGTCATACGAATGCCCTGCATGCGCAACTGATTGATCTCGCGCGCCAGATTGAACGGGTCTGTGAAGACGGTATCGAAGATGCGCTGGATCCGGGATGCGTTAACGTGTTCGAGCAGTGCCTGAAAATGTCCTACCTGCAGATGAAGCTGGCGATGACCGAAATGCAGGGCCACATGGGCAAAGGGAAGTGGGGATAG
- a CDS encoding choice-of-anchor Q domain-containing protein, whose protein sequence is MGGSVELNKTHLRANSAQYRGGGIFSASGAIVGKQLLIEENTAETSGDGGIAIGGGDFTLVNSAVINNDADAAGGGYLSLDSSPSIMSNVTFALNTSGGYGSAISAIDGGLKLYSCTIAENVGYGANSVGVYNQGFITAYNSIIANNIGYGGASANYNNSPSVVIGTHNLINGAPMLAAPSFYGSETITMPPLPGSPAIDGGYSRANTLAVDQRDAPRISGTHIDIGAVEIQQLVVNTTTDENDGIATSNVSLRDAVDYNSAVAFSKITFDPALQNQTILLTNGRLDVTESVTIDASALPGGMIIDGNGVLNSNRIFGIYSNTTNRFDSLILSNGWAQGVGNGGGAISILPNAALTLNNSTLTGNWGSLGGALLNQGDLIINNSIFKNNSASSGAGLAHYGPTNTASLLIQDSLFTNNYAYTIGGGLYIYSGDSTLTNTVISDNSANNAIDIRGGGGVFIREGSHNLQALQLENNAAVTGGGGLYLADGSLDISDSEVENNAARNGGGLYLAAGNHAISNTAIHVNTATLGNGGGIYAAAGSVSVRNSSVNGNRISSSSGAGGGIYSDSAAFTIATSTVSQNFTAGAGGGIYLNASPGSLNLTQSTLAGNHASRKGGALYLNAGASDISSSTVAHNRATMDGGGFYLHTDTLELDHVTIADNIAVRHGGAIYNSNAVLRAQHTTIATNRAYQGYGGIYNLAGTTELNHVLAVGNLNSSNTTVGITGSYSGTHNIIDGPALLAPLGNYGGLTETMPPLMGSSAIDTGVADENTPNEDQRGMPRVMRSGMAVTPRLDIGAVEFNGWLVGEDLSLTDPAYLLPGSIYDAATVFPVGFDPIAAGMQTILSPSGRQNLIAQGESNVTDSPEVYGLYTEAAFQALALDRPFLTYNAASNSFTLSIGILKTPDLISSPFTNLTGFTATPYPGDGRIDIEFTAPNADARFYEVYGSEPPGP, encoded by the coding sequence GTGGGCGGTTCTGTTGAACTGAATAAGACCCACCTACGTGCTAATAGCGCGCAATATCGCGGAGGAGGCATATTTTCTGCCAGTGGAGCCATCGTCGGCAAGCAGTTGCTGATTGAAGAGAATACAGCAGAAACCAGTGGCGACGGAGGCATCGCCATCGGAGGAGGAGATTTTACGTTGGTGAATTCGGCCGTCATCAATAATGATGCCGATGCTGCCGGCGGAGGATACTTATCGCTCGACTCTTCCCCTTCCATCATGAGCAACGTAACCTTTGCCTTGAATACATCGGGTGGCTATGGAAGTGCGATATCAGCGATCGATGGCGGGCTCAAATTGTATAGTTGCACGATCGCTGAAAATGTCGGTTATGGGGCTAATTCCGTGGGCGTTTACAATCAAGGATTTATCACAGCCTATAATTCCATCATTGCGAATAACATTGGGTATGGCGGAGCAAGCGCCAACTATAACAACTCGCCCAGTGTTGTGATTGGAACGCATAATTTAATTAATGGAGCCCCCATGCTCGCGGCTCCGAGCTTCTACGGTAGTGAAACGATCACGATGCCACCGCTGCCGGGTTCGCCGGCCATTGATGGCGGATATAGCCGTGCAAATACCCTTGCTGTCGATCAACGCGATGCTCCGCGGATATCTGGAACCCATATCGATATAGGAGCGGTGGAAATCCAGCAACTGGTGGTGAATACTACTACCGATGAAAACGATGGTATTGCAACCTCCAACGTTTCCCTGCGCGATGCCGTCGACTATAACTCTGCGGTCGCCTTTTCAAAAATCACGTTCGATCCAGCGTTGCAGAATCAAACTATTCTGCTGACGAACGGACGGCTCGATGTAACTGAAAGCGTCACGATTGATGCCTCCGCCCTTCCCGGCGGCATGATCATCGATGGAAATGGAGTACTGAACAGCAATCGTATTTTCGGTATATACAGCAATACAACGAACCGGTTCGATTCACTCATTCTGAGCAACGGTTGGGCTCAGGGCGTAGGTAACGGTGGCGGTGCAATTTCCATCCTCCCAAATGCCGCCCTCACCCTCAACAACTCAACGCTCACCGGAAACTGGGGCAGCCTGGGTGGAGCCCTCTTAAATCAGGGTGACCTCATAATCAACAACTCTATTTTTAAGAACAATTCGGCTTCTTCCGGAGCCGGCCTGGCTCATTATGGGCCGACCAACACGGCCTCCCTGCTCATTCAGGATTCTCTGTTCACCAACAATTATGCCTATACCATAGGCGGCGGCCTTTATATCTACAGCGGCGATTCAACCCTCACCAACACGGTCATTTCAGACAACAGTGCAAATAATGCAATCGATATCCGCGGCGGCGGAGGTGTATTCATCCGCGAAGGCAGCCACAACCTGCAGGCCCTGCAGCTGGAAAATAATGCCGCCGTAACAGGCGGAGGAGGCCTCTATCTTGCGGATGGTTCGCTCGACATTTCTGATTCGGAGGTTGAAAACAACGCCGCGCGCAATGGCGGCGGGCTTTATCTTGCGGCAGGCAACCACGCCATCAGCAATACAGCCATCCATGTAAACACCGCCACGTTGGGAAATGGCGGCGGCATATATGCAGCAGCGGGTTCCGTGTCTGTCCGGAATTCAAGCGTTAATGGCAACCGGATCTCAAGCAGTTCAGGCGCAGGCGGTGGTATATACAGCGACTCCGCCGCCTTCACCATCGCAACCTCCACCGTCTCGCAGAATTTTACCGCCGGAGCAGGCGGTGGAATCTACCTGAATGCATCCCCGGGCTCACTCAACTTGACCCAAAGCACCTTAGCCGGAAACCACGCCTCACGCAAAGGCGGTGCGCTCTACTTGAACGCAGGTGCTTCAGACATCAGCAGCAGTACGGTCGCGCATAATCGGGCCACAATGGACGGCGGAGGTTTTTATTTACATACCGATACGCTGGAGTTGGATCATGTCACGATAGCGGATAACATTGCCGTCAGGCACGGCGGGGCGATCTATAATTCAAACGCAGTCCTCCGCGCTCAGCACACCACCATTGCCACAAACCGGGCTTATCAGGGTTATGGCGGCATCTACAATCTGGCCGGCACAACTGAACTGAATCATGTTCTGGCCGTCGGAAACTTGAACAGCAGCAATACCACCGTCGGGATTACCGGAAGCTATTCAGGCACTCATAATATTATCGACGGACCGGCCCTGCTGGCTCCGCTTGGAAACTATGGCGGTCTCACCGAAACGATGCCCCCGCTGATGGGTTCCTCCGCCATCGACACTGGAGTTGCCGATGAAAATACCCCCAACGAGGATCAGCGGGGTATGCCGCGTGTGATGCGAAGCGGCATGGCCGTTACACCGCGACTCGATATTGGCGCGGTCGAATTCAATGGCTGGCTGGTCGGTGAAGATCTTTCCCTGACCGACCCCGCATATTTACTGCCGGGCAGTATCTATGATGCTGCAACCGTCTTTCCTGTCGGCTTTGATCCCATCGCCGCCGGCATGCAGACCATACTGTCACCTTCCGGCCGGCAAAATCTAATTGCCCAGGGGGAATCCAATGTCACGGATAGCCCGGAAGTTTACGGGCTATATACCGAAGCTGCATTTCAGGCACTGGCGCTCGACCGGCCCTTCCTGACCTATAACGCCGCAAGCAACTCCTTCACGCTCTCCATCGGCATTCTGAAAACCCCGGACCTCATCAGCTCACCGTTCACCAACCTCACCGGATTCACCGCCACCCCCTATCCCGGCGATGGCCGGATTGACATCGAATTCACGGCCCCGAATGCCGATGCCCGTTTCTACGAAGTCTACGGTTCCGAACCACCCGGCCCGTAG